From a region of the uncultured Desulfovibrio sp. genome:
- a CDS encoding cupin domain-containing protein translates to MKKMLFAAALCSLVFAGTALAGEPQLYPKDSLKTWNRDKVAGGQGTLFGQFGFTRNDASKDMVIKEIGWMTLQPGASIGMHKHENNEDAYIIVSGEGVFTDSAGKETPVKGGDITIARPGDTHALKCSGNAPLVFLDVIGQR, encoded by the coding sequence ATGAAAAAGATGCTTTTTGCCGCAGCGCTGTGTTCTCTGGTGTTTGCCGGAACGGCTCTTGCGGGCGAACCGCAGCTCTACCCCAAGGATTCCTTGAAAACCTGGAACCGCGATAAGGTGGCGGGTGGCCAGGGAACCCTGTTCGGTCAGTTCGGCTTTACCCGCAATGATGCCTCCAAAGACATGGTCATCAAGGAAATCGGCTGGATGACCCTGCAACCGGGCGCTTCCATCGGCATGCACAAACATGAAAACAATGAAGACGCCTATATTATCGTTTCCGGCGAGGGCGTGTTCACCGACAGCGCGGGCAAGGAAACCCCGGTGAAAGGCGGCGACATCACCATCGCCCGTCCTGGCGATACCCATGCGCTCAAATGCAGCGGCAACGCACCGCTGGTATTTCTGGATGTGATCGGCCAGCGATAA